One Longimicrobium sp. DNA window includes the following coding sequences:
- a CDS encoding OmpH family outer membrane protein: MKRILSFAIAAVVSVAAAAPAQAQLKMGYVNSDRVLAETPAFADVRATLEREFSPLRAEIDTLEARLGRADTEFRAQAPTLTEAVRTQRQQTMQQQFAAYQARAQQIQQQLQTREQELVRPVMERIRGVLEQVRAAGGYSFIMDPPEGVIVAVDPALDVTDQVIRALGGTPQPRTP, translated from the coding sequence ATGAAGCGTATTCTTTCGTTCGCGATCGCCGCCGTCGTTTCGGTGGCCGCCGCCGCCCCCGCCCAGGCGCAGCTCAAGATGGGCTACGTGAACAGCGACCGCGTGCTGGCCGAGACCCCCGCGTTCGCCGACGTGCGCGCCACGCTGGAACGCGAGTTCTCGCCCCTTCGCGCCGAGATCGACACGCTGGAGGCCCGCCTGGGCCGCGCCGACACGGAGTTCCGTGCGCAGGCGCCCACGCTGACCGAGGCGGTGCGCACGCAGCGCCAGCAGACCATGCAGCAGCAGTTCGCGGCGTACCAGGCGCGCGCGCAGCAGATCCAGCAGCAGCTGCAGACCCGCGAGCAGGAGCTGGTTCGCCCGGTGATGGAGCGCATCCGCGGCGTGCTGGAGCAGGTGCGCGCGGCCGGCGGGTACTCGTTCATCATGGACCCGCCCGAGGGTGTGATCGTGGCGGTGGACCCGGCGCTGGACGTCACCGACCAGGTGATCCGCGCGCTGGGCGGCACGCCGCAGCCTCGCACGCCGTGA